From the genome of Hymenobacter cellulosilyticus, one region includes:
- a CDS encoding protease inhibitor I42 family protein — protein sequence MGDQLVIRLPTAQPRYGWRLVQAYPGQLIVVNSHTLPGLSSGVPGAPATHEIHMQAIGPGGFDLTFISATPGSGYSPLGNYFHTYVTINKPGVAKNVNVTEYGNHGRVTVNKGDQLLIKLGTTVGSEYAWEVIPTDNNIVQLVGQQKEEPKKSKKKPKPGSAQEVAFQFQALNPGKTTVRFIYRNTTDNEAPPSRDFELDVTVPEPPR from the coding sequence GTGGGCGACCAGCTCGTTATCCGCCTGCCCACGGCCCAGCCCCGCTACGGGTGGCGACTCGTGCAGGCCTACCCCGGGCAGCTTATTGTGGTGAATAGCCACACCCTACCGGGCCTGAGCAGTGGGGTGCCTGGCGCTCCGGCCACCCACGAGATTCACATGCAGGCCATCGGCCCCGGGGGCTTCGACCTGACCTTTATTTCGGCCACGCCGGGCTCGGGCTACTCCCCGCTGGGCAACTACTTCCACACCTACGTCACGATAAACAAGCCCGGAGTGGCCAAAAACGTGAACGTCACTGAATATGGTAACCACGGCCGGGTCACGGTTAACAAAGGGGACCAGTTGCTCATCAAGCTCGGCACAACCGTGGGCTCGGAATACGCCTGGGAGGTAATTCCTACCGATAACAACATCGTGCAGCTGGTTGGCCAGCAAAAGGAAGAGCCCAAGAAGAGCAAGAAAAAGCCCAAGCCCGGCAGTGCCCAGGAGGTGGCTTTCCAGTTTCAGGCCCTGAACCCGGGCAAAACCACCGTGCGGTTTATCTACCGTAATACTACCGACAACGAAGCTCCACCCTCCCGCGACTTTGAGCTAGACGTAACCGTGCCCGAGCCGCCCCGCTAG
- a CDS encoding alpha-2-macroglobulin family protein, translating to MSRWDTLQYVQFEPAVRGKFKWTSDRELTFSPSEPFRPATAFEVQWKPVALEALKLKKEPPLSKTKFHTPGLQMHEPQLFWSQSRRVAGTAEMRANLLFNYAVKPSDIQPLLKITQDGKPVAFEVVSAEADSIVGVALTQDVRPGSPVTLELAPGLHPVGSDRATTQPLTAQVAVPDQQTLLVREVVASIVEGDPVITVLTNQPVSATEIPALLTVEPAVDYSVEALESGFTLKGGFDVDKTYQISLRSGLRGSLGGQLAEPFTQTAAFVDERPSLSFANGDKAMYLDALGTRNLGVRIAEIEKVQVTIAKVYANNIQQLLRGGKQYGYDYDEEGGGEEGDGGEYEDKSYNYYDVEQLGNVLTERTYTVAGLPKENGLRLLNLSFKDLEFTGPMKGLYVVKIQDTERQWLQVSKLVSVSDIGLIIKQGKAGRTLVFANSIRNATALSGVNVRFVSSNNQVISSATTNSAGVAVFDSTAATSRFRLTMVTAQRESDFTFLNLPTSRVETSRFDVGGLQSNAARYQAFLYGDRDLYRPGDTIQTNTVIRTEGWQAPPANLPVKIRLLLPTGKEYASLRKKLSADGSFESRFILPAGIMTGLYTLEVLTGNDVLLSSRQISVEEFIPDRLKVTVKAAPTVVGPGQTVNANITALNLFGPPASDRKFEVEFSLKEKPFTPKNYPGYTFSINSGQNQPRSYSEESSSISDRFEKTTREGTTDASGKGTASYEIPGYEDLGTLEGAAFTTVFDESGRPVNRLATFEVQTQSVMFGVQDVPELVSTQQPLTMRFVALTPKGQPTRADAQIKVVRLLWETVIERQGGRYRYTSQKREQAILTQNRSISSETTLDFTPASSGEYEVRIARPGAATYVASSFYAYGYGDTQSNSFEVNNEGEVTIEADKEKYQPGETAKLLLKTPFAGRVLITVERDKVLDHFYVNTDEKSARVSIPIRGNHVPNIYVTATAIREITDNRLPLTVARGFVPLTVEKPGAKLPVALTVAAQSRSQTWQTIEASTAPGAAVTFAVVDEGILQMKDYRTPDPYGYFYQKRALEVNAYDVYPFLLPELGTSSSGGDGADLSRRTTPVPSRRVKLLAKWSGVLRADANGKVRYKVRIPQFSGAVRVMAVAYKGDAFGSAEQTMRIADPVVISTSLPRFLSPGDTIDVPVTLTNTTGKAAKASVSITTTGPVQSIQTGDAMTNEARFASLPANKETQIRFRLFAGRSPQTVPATSIIGNASVKITVSADGSKEQFTEVVEIPVRPASPLEKVSGSGVVKGGSNQALNLKTAFIPSTLRSQLVVSRSPMTEFAKDLRYLLQYPYGCLEQTVSAAFPQLYYADLTATLSQKTGKQAKGTRFNPNYNVQEAIRKIESQQLYNGSLSYWPGGDYDNWWATTYAAHFLLEAQRAGFEVNKGHLDKVLQYLQARTRKRETEEYDYFDVSTIARRKVIAKKEIPYSIYVLALAGRQDAVAFNYYKSNRQLLAQDSRFLLAAAQAVGGNQKAYRDLLPTTFTETAAHRAFDGSFYSPIRDEALVLNSLLEVDPGNALVPKLTRQLSRQVKQASWLNTQERAFSLLALGKVARQNAKSTATASLLADAKEIGKFTGTDLTVNNVANRQVALRTTGTGSLYYFWETEGVSPLNTVRQEDSFLKVRREFLDRNGKPVGTPNFRQNDLVVVRITIQSADAAGEVPNVAITDLLPAGLEIENPRIGAVRDIAWATDAATPDYLDMRDDRINLFTTVSTAPKAFYYVARAVSKGTFRLGPVSADAMYNAEYHSYNGAGVVRVK from the coding sequence GTGAGCCGCTGGGACACGCTGCAATACGTGCAGTTTGAGCCCGCCGTGCGCGGCAAGTTTAAGTGGACCAGTGACCGGGAATTAACCTTCTCCCCTTCCGAGCCTTTCCGGCCCGCTACGGCCTTCGAAGTCCAGTGGAAGCCGGTGGCCTTGGAAGCACTAAAGCTTAAGAAGGAGCCCCCCCTGAGCAAAACCAAGTTTCACACCCCCGGCCTGCAGATGCACGAGCCTCAGCTGTTCTGGAGCCAGAGCCGGCGGGTGGCGGGCACGGCCGAGATGCGCGCCAACCTGCTTTTCAACTATGCCGTGAAGCCTAGTGACATTCAGCCGTTGCTCAAAATCACGCAGGACGGCAAGCCCGTAGCCTTTGAGGTCGTATCGGCGGAGGCCGACAGCATCGTGGGCGTGGCCCTGACCCAGGACGTGCGCCCAGGCTCCCCCGTGACGCTGGAGCTGGCCCCGGGCCTGCATCCCGTGGGCTCAGACCGGGCCACGACCCAGCCCCTGACGGCACAGGTAGCCGTGCCCGACCAGCAAACCCTGCTCGTGCGCGAAGTAGTAGCCTCCATCGTGGAGGGCGACCCGGTGATTACGGTACTGACCAACCAGCCCGTGTCGGCCACGGAAATCCCCGCCCTGCTCACTGTGGAACCGGCCGTGGACTACTCCGTGGAAGCCCTAGAAAGCGGCTTTACCCTGAAAGGCGGCTTTGATGTAGACAAAACCTACCAGATCAGCTTGCGCAGCGGCCTGCGGGGTTCACTGGGCGGGCAGCTGGCTGAGCCTTTCACTCAAACGGCCGCCTTCGTGGATGAGCGGCCCAGCCTGAGCTTTGCCAACGGCGACAAGGCCATGTACCTCGACGCGCTGGGCACCCGCAACCTGGGCGTGCGCATTGCCGAAATCGAGAAGGTGCAGGTCACCATTGCCAAGGTGTACGCCAACAATATTCAGCAGCTCTTGCGCGGCGGCAAGCAGTACGGCTACGACTACGACGAGGAAGGCGGCGGGGAAGAAGGCGACGGGGGCGAGTACGAAGACAAATCGTACAACTACTACGACGTGGAGCAGCTGGGCAACGTGCTGACCGAGCGCACCTACACCGTGGCCGGCCTGCCCAAGGAAAACGGCCTGCGCCTACTGAATCTGAGTTTCAAGGACCTGGAGTTTACCGGCCCCATGAAGGGCCTCTACGTGGTTAAGATTCAGGACACGGAGCGGCAGTGGCTTCAGGTGAGCAAGCTGGTATCGGTGTCGGATATTGGCCTGATTATAAAGCAGGGTAAAGCCGGCCGCACGCTAGTATTCGCCAACTCCATCCGCAATGCTACGGCGCTCAGCGGCGTGAATGTGCGCTTCGTGAGCTCCAACAATCAGGTCATCAGCAGCGCTACTACTAACAGCGCCGGCGTGGCCGTGTTCGACAGCACTGCCGCTACCAGCCGCTTCCGCCTGACGATGGTTACGGCTCAGCGCGAGTCGGACTTCACCTTCCTCAACCTGCCCACGAGCCGGGTCGAGACCTCGCGCTTCGACGTGGGCGGCCTGCAAAGCAATGCGGCCCGCTACCAGGCCTTCCTCTACGGCGACCGGGACCTATACCGCCCCGGCGACACGATTCAAACCAACACCGTGATTCGCACCGAAGGCTGGCAGGCCCCGCCGGCCAACCTGCCGGTGAAAATCCGCCTGCTGCTGCCTACGGGCAAGGAATACGCCAGCCTGCGCAAGAAACTATCCGCCGACGGCTCCTTCGAGTCGCGCTTTATTCTGCCCGCCGGCATCATGACCGGCCTCTACACCCTGGAAGTGCTGACCGGCAACGACGTGCTGCTTTCCTCGCGCCAGATTTCGGTGGAAGAGTTTATTCCTGACCGCCTCAAGGTGACGGTGAAAGCCGCGCCGACTGTGGTGGGCCCCGGCCAGACGGTAAATGCCAATATCACGGCCCTGAACCTGTTTGGCCCGCCCGCTTCTGACCGCAAGTTTGAGGTGGAGTTCTCGCTCAAGGAAAAGCCCTTTACGCCCAAGAACTACCCTGGCTACACGTTCAGCATCAACTCGGGCCAGAACCAGCCCCGCAGCTACAGCGAGGAAAGCTCCTCAATTTCCGACCGGTTCGAGAAAACCACCCGGGAAGGAACCACCGACGCCAGCGGCAAAGGCACGGCGTCCTACGAAATTCCCGGCTACGAAGACCTGGGTACTCTGGAAGGCGCGGCCTTTACCACGGTGTTTGACGAAAGCGGCCGGCCCGTAAACCGCCTGGCTACCTTCGAAGTGCAAACCCAGAGCGTGATGTTCGGGGTGCAGGACGTGCCCGAGCTGGTCAGTACCCAGCAGCCGCTGACGATGCGCTTCGTGGCCCTCACGCCCAAAGGGCAGCCCACCCGCGCCGACGCCCAGATCAAAGTGGTGCGCCTGCTGTGGGAAACCGTCATTGAGCGGCAAGGTGGCCGGTACCGCTACACCTCCCAGAAGCGCGAGCAGGCCATCCTGACCCAGAACCGCAGCATCAGCTCCGAAACCACGCTCGACTTCACCCCGGCTTCCTCGGGCGAGTACGAGGTGCGCATTGCCCGGCCGGGCGCGGCTACCTACGTGGCCAGCAGCTTCTACGCCTACGGCTACGGCGACACCCAGAGCAATTCCTTTGAAGTTAATAATGAAGGTGAGGTCACGATTGAAGCCGACAAGGAGAAATACCAGCCCGGCGAAACGGCCAAGCTCCTGCTCAAAACGCCCTTCGCCGGCCGGGTGCTCATCACTGTGGAGCGCGACAAAGTGCTCGACCATTTCTACGTGAACACCGATGAGAAGTCGGCGCGGGTGAGCATTCCGATTCGGGGCAACCACGTGCCCAACATCTACGTGACGGCCACCGCCATCCGCGAAATCACCGACAACCGCCTGCCGCTCACCGTGGCCCGGGGCTTCGTGCCGCTGACGGTGGAAAAGCCCGGCGCCAAGCTGCCCGTGGCTTTGACCGTGGCCGCCCAGAGCCGCTCCCAGACCTGGCAGACCATTGAGGCCAGCACCGCGCCCGGCGCGGCCGTCACCTTTGCCGTGGTCGATGAGGGCATTCTGCAAATGAAGGACTACCGCACACCCGACCCCTACGGCTACTTCTACCAAAAGCGCGCCCTGGAGGTGAATGCCTACGACGTATACCCCTTCCTACTGCCCGAGCTGGGCACCAGCTCCTCCGGCGGCGACGGGGCCGACCTCTCCCGCCGCACCACGCCCGTGCCCTCGCGCCGGGTGAAGCTGCTGGCCAAGTGGAGCGGGGTGCTGCGGGCCGATGCTAACGGCAAAGTGCGCTACAAAGTGCGCATCCCGCAGTTCAGTGGGGCCGTGCGCGTCATGGCCGTGGCCTACAAGGGCGACGCTTTCGGCTCGGCCGAGCAAACCATGCGCATCGCCGACCCGGTGGTTATCAGCACCAGCCTCCCACGCTTCCTCAGCCCCGGCGACACGATTGACGTACCGGTAACGCTGACGAATACGACGGGGAAGGCAGCAAAAGCTTCCGTTAGTATTACCACAACTGGTCCGGTTCAATCAATCCAAACCGGTGACGCCATGACGAATGAAGCGCGTTTTGCGTCGTTGCCAGCCAACAAGGAAACGCAGATTCGCTTCAGGCTTTTTGCCGGCCGCAGTCCTCAGACGGTTCCCGCTACCAGTATTATTGGTAATGCCTCAGTTAAAATTACGGTCAGTGCTGACGGCAGCAAGGAGCAGTTCACCGAGGTTGTTGAAATCCCCGTGCGGCCGGCTTCCCCGCTGGAAAAGGTATCCGGCTCGGGGGTAGTAAAAGGTGGTAGCAACCAGGCGTTGAACCTGAAAACGGCTTTTATTCCCTCCACCCTGCGCAGCCAACTGGTGGTGAGCCGCTCGCCGATGACGGAGTTTGCCAAGGATTTGCGCTACCTGCTGCAGTACCCCTACGGCTGCCTGGAGCAAACCGTGTCGGCGGCCTTCCCCCAGCTCTACTACGCTGACTTGACGGCCACGCTCAGCCAGAAAACCGGCAAACAGGCCAAGGGTACGCGCTTCAACCCGAACTACAACGTGCAGGAAGCCATCCGCAAAATCGAGTCCCAGCAGCTCTACAACGGCAGCCTGAGCTACTGGCCCGGCGGCGACTACGACAACTGGTGGGCCACCACCTACGCCGCCCACTTCCTGCTCGAAGCCCAGCGCGCCGGCTTCGAGGTGAACAAGGGCCACCTCGACAAGGTGCTGCAATACCTGCAGGCACGCACCCGCAAGCGCGAAACCGAGGAGTACGACTACTTCGACGTGAGCACCATTGCCCGCCGCAAGGTCATTGCCAAAAAGGAAATTCCCTACAGCATCTACGTGCTGGCGTTGGCCGGCCGTCAGGATGCCGTGGCCTTCAACTACTACAAGTCGAACCGGCAGCTGCTGGCCCAGGACTCGCGCTTCCTGCTGGCGGCGGCCCAGGCCGTGGGCGGCAACCAGAAAGCCTACCGCGACCTGCTGCCCACCACCTTCACCGAAACTGCCGCCCACCGCGCCTTCGACGGCTCGTTCTACTCCCCCATTCGCGACGAGGCCCTGGTGCTCAACTCCCTGCTCGAAGTGGACCCCGGCAATGCTCTGGTGCCCAAGCTCACCCGCCAGCTCAGCCGGCAGGTTAAGCAGGCGTCGTGGCTGAACACCCAAGAACGGGCGTTTTCGCTGCTGGCCCTGGGCAAAGTAGCCCGGCAGAACGCCAAGAGCACCGCTACAGCTTCACTGCTGGCCGATGCCAAGGAAATCGGCAAGTTCACGGGCACCGACTTGACGGTAAACAACGTGGCCAACCGCCAGGTGGCGCTGCGTACCACCGGCACCGGCAGCCTCTACTACTTCTGGGAAACCGAGGGCGTGTCGCCGCTGAACACCGTGCGGCAGGAGGATTCCTTCCTCAAAGTGCGCCGCGAGTTCCTGGACCGCAACGGCAAACCCGTCGGTACGCCTAATTTCCGGCAGAATGACTTGGTGGTGGTGCGCATCACGATTCAGTCGGCCGACGCGGCGGGCGAAGTACCCAACGTGGCCATTACCGACCTGCTGCCCGCCGGCCTGGAAATTGAGAACCCGCGCATCGGGGCCGTGCGCGACATAGCCTGGGCCACGGATGCGGCCACGCCCGACTACCTGGATATGCGCGACGACCGGATCAACCTGTTCACCACCGTCAGCACGGCGCCCAAGGCGTTCTATTACGTAGCCCGGGCCGTGTCCAAGGGCACCTTCCGCCTGGGCCCGGTCAGCGCCGACGCCATGTACAACGCCGAGTACCACAGCTACAACGGAGCCGGCGTGGTGCGGGTAAAGTAA
- a CDS encoding SusC/RagA family TonB-linked outer membrane protein produces MTPLFAVTMLQQVAAQNRSISGQVVDQSGNGLPGATVIVKGTTTGVSTNSDGTFTMSVPESGATLVVSSVGFLPREQAVGSEARINVRLAEDTKQLSEVVVVGYGTQSRRDLTGSVASISGKEIAAAPVQSFDQALQGRASGVNITTPNGVLNNPPVIRIRGVNSVTLSSAPLIVIDGIPAFSGNSSAVGSVPNNPLSNLNPADIESMEVLKDASAGAIYGSRAAGGVILVTTKKGRKGQSRVSLDSWAGWSKPVRLYELLNAADYMEIKNEAVRNLNANRRALGAVATNIEGFKPSFDADGNPVDTRWYDYIYRTGFSTANTVNFSGGTEKTNFYASVGYSNQKGMLDKNEFKRASARVNLDHKVYKSFTIGTRIGYSNTRNQAPNSGSVADGAFGTGGLGRLPLVLPPTLPRATRMVPTTSTLPATALARVPTSTRAATRWPTPTAHRCTPATTTRW; encoded by the coding sequence ATGACACCCCTATTTGCTGTGACGATGCTACAACAAGTAGCGGCACAGAATAGGAGTATTTCAGGCCAGGTAGTTGATCAGTCGGGCAATGGCCTGCCCGGGGCTACTGTTATTGTAAAGGGTACTACCACGGGCGTCTCCACCAACTCGGATGGTACGTTCACAATGAGTGTACCGGAAAGCGGTGCCACCCTGGTGGTTAGCTCGGTAGGCTTCTTGCCTCGGGAACAGGCCGTTGGGAGTGAGGCCCGGATAAATGTGCGCTTGGCCGAAGACACCAAGCAGCTTAGCGAAGTAGTTGTTGTGGGATATGGCACGCAGTCCCGCCGCGACCTGACGGGCTCCGTGGCTTCCATCAGCGGCAAGGAAATAGCTGCGGCCCCGGTGCAGAGCTTCGACCAGGCCTTGCAGGGTCGGGCGTCGGGCGTAAATATCACCACGCCCAACGGGGTACTCAACAACCCGCCCGTTATCCGAATCCGGGGCGTCAACTCGGTCACGCTGAGCTCGGCTCCGCTGATTGTAATCGACGGCATTCCGGCCTTCTCCGGCAACAGCTCGGCCGTGGGCAGCGTGCCCAACAACCCGCTGAGTAACCTTAACCCGGCCGATATCGAAAGCATGGAAGTGCTGAAAGACGCCTCGGCCGGTGCTATCTACGGCTCCCGGGCTGCCGGCGGCGTTATTCTGGTGACCACCAAAAAAGGCCGCAAAGGGCAGAGCCGGGTTTCGCTCGACTCCTGGGCCGGCTGGTCGAAGCCGGTACGGCTCTATGAGCTGCTCAACGCGGCTGATTACATGGAAATCAAGAACGAAGCCGTTCGAAACCTGAATGCCAACCGCCGGGCCCTGGGCGCGGTTGCTACCAACATCGAAGGCTTTAAGCCCAGCTTCGACGCCGACGGCAACCCCGTGGATACCCGCTGGTACGACTACATCTACCGTACGGGCTTCTCAACCGCTAATACCGTCAACTTCTCGGGCGGCACCGAGAAGACCAACTTCTACGCCTCGGTGGGTTATTCCAACCAGAAGGGGATGCTGGATAAAAACGAGTTTAAACGCGCCTCCGCCCGCGTCAACCTCGACCACAAAGTTTACAAGAGCTTCACCATTGGTACCCGCATCGGCTACTCCAACACCCGCAACCAGGCGCCCAACTCCGGTTCGGTAGCCGACGGTGCTTTCGGCACGGGTGGCCTGGGCCGCCTGCCCCTGGTGCTGCCCCCAACATTGCCCCGCGCAACCCGGATGGTACCTACAACATCAACCCTTCCGGCAACGGCGTTGGCTCGGGTGCCAACATCAACCCGGGCAGCTACACGGTGGCCAACCCCAACGGCTCACCGCTGTACCCCGGCTACTACAACCCGCTGGTAG
- a CDS encoding SusC/RagA family TonB-linked outer membrane protein produces the protein MANPNGSPLYPGYYNPLVELENNYFQSDGNEVQGSVYANWEVLKGLNLRTSFGINNISFEDKAFYTSISGDGYSAVAGAGGQALNYFRTNKRWNWQNTAQYDRSFGEKHNFSLLVGNEQQRTTIDRWGASRTGVADIFFDTFQGNFTNVAVAGNYQGENYLLSYFGRLNYDFAKKYLVTVNVRRDGYSAWAKNNKWGNFYGASLGYILSEEGFWKNTSFLAPISFFKLTGSMGNVGNNQGIDDFASQQLYASGLYGSAATIYYTKAGNPALTWEKSQKTDVALAFGLLDNRIEGDVSYYKNLVDGLILEVPQAPSKGIPGPDAVGTYDNANRILSNVGSMQNTGIEVNLRVNAIQKTNFSWTVSGNLTTLKNRVLSLAFEGQSIATATSGLETVNFTEAGRSIGEIKVVESLGVNPANGQRMIRKKDGTIVQYNHQGTTGTGWTTLDGKNTTAPTQQVDGIFFGPTLPTWYGGFDNNFRYRGFDLGIFVQFSGGNYIYNGTKSGLHDQRFWNNDVDIKDRWTETNTNAEWPRVVYGDNVSNGSALVMSSNVEKGDFARLRNVSLGYSLNSSLLTRASISSARVYVQVQNAALLTRYKGIDPEISTNSGTGQSSNSGAGVDRNSVGQARTFTVGFNIGF, from the coding sequence GTGGCCAACCCCAACGGCTCACCGCTGTACCCCGGCTACTACAACCCGCTGGTAGAGTTGGAGAACAACTACTTCCAGTCGGATGGCAATGAGGTGCAGGGCAGCGTGTATGCCAACTGGGAAGTGCTGAAAGGACTTAACCTGCGCACCTCGTTTGGCATCAACAACATTTCCTTCGAGGACAAAGCCTTTTACACCTCGATTTCGGGTGACGGCTACTCGGCCGTTGCCGGGGCCGGGGGCCAGGCCCTCAACTACTTCCGGACCAACAAGCGCTGGAACTGGCAGAATACGGCTCAGTATGACCGCAGCTTCGGCGAGAAGCACAACTTCTCGCTGCTCGTAGGCAATGAGCAGCAGCGCACCACCATCGACCGGTGGGGGGCCAGCCGCACGGGCGTCGCCGATATCTTCTTCGATACTTTCCAAGGCAACTTCACCAACGTAGCCGTAGCCGGCAACTATCAGGGCGAAAACTACCTGCTCTCGTACTTCGGCCGTCTGAACTACGACTTTGCCAAAAAGTACCTGGTAACCGTGAACGTGCGCCGTGACGGCTACTCGGCCTGGGCAAAGAACAATAAGTGGGGCAACTTCTACGGGGCGTCGCTGGGCTACATTCTCTCGGAAGAAGGCTTCTGGAAAAACACGTCCTTTCTGGCTCCAATCAGCTTCTTTAAGCTGACGGGTAGCATGGGCAACGTGGGCAACAACCAGGGCATCGACGACTTTGCTTCTCAGCAGCTCTATGCCTCGGGCCTGTATGGCAGCGCGGCTACCATTTACTACACCAAGGCCGGTAACCCGGCCCTGACCTGGGAGAAAAGCCAGAAAACGGACGTTGCTCTGGCATTCGGATTACTCGATAACCGCATTGAGGGCGACGTTTCGTACTACAAAAACCTGGTGGATGGTCTGATTCTGGAAGTGCCCCAGGCCCCGTCCAAAGGCATTCCCGGCCCCGACGCCGTCGGTACCTACGACAACGCCAACCGCATTCTGTCGAACGTTGGCTCGATGCAGAACACGGGTATTGAAGTAAACCTGCGCGTGAATGCCATTCAGAAAACCAACTTTAGCTGGACGGTGAGCGGTAACCTGACCACGTTGAAAAACCGGGTGCTCAGCCTGGCTTTCGAAGGGCAGAGCATTGCCACCGCCACTTCCGGCCTCGAAACGGTGAACTTCACGGAAGCGGGCCGCTCCATTGGCGAAATCAAGGTGGTGGAATCGTTGGGCGTAAACCCGGCCAACGGCCAGCGCATGATCCGCAAAAAGGATGGCACCATCGTGCAGTACAACCACCAGGGCACAACCGGCACGGGCTGGACTACGCTGGACGGGAAGAACACGACTGCCCCCACCCAGCAGGTAGACGGCATATTCTTCGGCCCCACGCTGCCTACCTGGTACGGCGGCTTCGACAACAACTTCCGCTACAGAGGCTTCGACCTGGGGATATTTGTGCAGTTCTCGGGCGGTAACTACATCTACAACGGTACCAAATCCGGCCTGCACGACCAGCGCTTCTGGAACAACGACGTGGATATCAAAGACCGCTGGACGGAAACCAATACTAATGCCGAATGGCCCCGCGTGGTGTACGGCGACAACGTATCCAACGGCTCGGCCCTGGTAATGTCGTCGAACGTGGAAAAAGGTGACTTTGCCCGTTTGCGCAACGTGTCGTTGGGGTACTCCCTGAACTCAAGCCTGCTGACCCGGGCCAGCATTTCCAGTGCCCGCGTGTATGTGCAGGTACAAAACGCGGCTTTGCTAACCCGCTACAAGGGCATCGACCCCGAAATCTCTACCAACAGCGGCACGGGGCAAAGCTCCAACAGCGGTGCCGGCGTCGACCGCAACTCGGTGGGCCAGGCCCGCACGTTCACGGTTGGTTTCAACATTGGCTTCTAA
- a CDS encoding RagB/SusD family nutrient uptake outer membrane protein, whose amino-acid sequence MNTLVKKKLTIAVCSTFLALGTFSCQEELLDPIPRTQFSDAVVFDTPTRVDLQANAMYSFVKAGTFLGGRYQVYGDIRADDFINRNTNGVTGLSVWNHTLTPTSANDVVTLWNAGYAAINQINVFLAGLEANKAKFVAPVFKADYATTTAVYYQGEAKLLRALSYYSLLQLYARPYADGKGSKPGLPLRLRAEKDDTGNDLARSSVADVYKQILLDLDDAEKLLPLTQTPAGLNNSRAHRNTAIALKTRVYLSMGDYANVVKEADKIVSATAPFKSTTGVAHALLPNVASVFTPGTTESGESILAFPFTAQNAPGTQNQLGYYFSPGTLGGNGEFSLNTAPGSIYANTTAWAANDARRTSLVTKAGNDFYVTKYPTPTPFTDRAPVIRYAEVLLSLAEARVRTAGPGDAQALALLNAVRGRSNPAGVYTGFSSADEFVNAILLERRIEFLAEGLRNIDIMRFNATIPGKGTISEVPNTSPLYIWPIPQSELLGNKLMTENN is encoded by the coding sequence ATGAATACCCTAGTAAAGAAGAAACTTACCATTGCAGTGTGCTCCACCTTTCTGGCGTTGGGCACATTCTCCTGCCAGGAAGAGCTGCTGGACCCGATTCCGAGAACTCAGTTTTCCGATGCCGTTGTGTTTGACACGCCGACCCGCGTCGACCTGCAAGCCAATGCCATGTATTCCTTTGTGAAAGCCGGCACCTTTCTGGGCGGCCGCTACCAGGTGTACGGCGACATTCGGGCCGACGACTTCATCAACCGCAATACGAACGGGGTAACCGGCCTGAGCGTGTGGAACCACACGCTGACCCCCACCTCGGCCAACGACGTGGTGACCCTCTGGAACGCCGGCTACGCGGCCATCAACCAGATCAACGTGTTTCTGGCGGGCCTCGAAGCCAACAAAGCCAAGTTTGTGGCGCCCGTGTTCAAAGCCGATTACGCCACCACCACGGCCGTGTACTACCAGGGCGAAGCCAAGCTGCTGCGCGCCCTGAGCTACTACTCGCTGCTGCAGCTCTACGCCCGGCCCTACGCCGATGGCAAAGGCAGCAAGCCTGGCCTGCCCCTACGCCTGCGGGCAGAGAAAGACGACACCGGCAATGATTTGGCCCGCAGCAGCGTAGCCGATGTATACAAGCAGATTCTGCTCGACCTAGACGACGCTGAGAAGCTGCTGCCCCTGACGCAGACGCCGGCTGGCCTGAACAACTCCCGGGCCCACCGCAACACGGCTATTGCCCTCAAAACCCGCGTGTACCTGTCGATGGGCGATTACGCTAACGTCGTAAAGGAGGCCGATAAGATTGTGTCGGCTACGGCCCCGTTCAAATCGACTACCGGGGTGGCCCACGCCCTGCTGCCAAACGTTGCTTCTGTGTTTACGCCTGGTACCACCGAGTCGGGGGAAAGCATTCTGGCGTTTCCCTTCACGGCCCAGAACGCGCCCGGCACCCAGAATCAGTTGGGCTACTACTTCTCGCCCGGCACCCTGGGGGGCAACGGTGAGTTTAGCCTGAACACGGCCCCCGGCAGCATCTATGCTAATACCACTGCCTGGGCTGCCAACGATGCGCGCCGCACGAGCCTCGTCACGAAAGCCGGCAACGACTTCTACGTGACCAAGTACCCCACGCCCACGCCCTTCACCGACCGCGCCCCGGTAATCCGCTACGCGGAGGTGCTGCTGAGCCTGGCTGAAGCGCGCGTGCGCACTGCTGGTCCCGGCGATGCCCAGGCCCTGGCCCTGCTCAACGCCGTGCGGGGTCGTTCCAACCCGGCGGGCGTGTACACGGGCTTTAGCTCTGCCGATGAGTTTGTCAACGCCATTCTGCTGGAGCGCCGCATCGAGTTTCTGGCCGAGGGCCTGCGCAACATTGATATCATGCGCTTCAATGCTACGATTCCGGGCAAAGGCACCATCAGTGAGGTGCCCAACACCAGTCCGCTCTACATCTGGCCTATTCCGCAGAGTGAGCTGCTGGGCAATAAGCTGATGACGGAAAACAACTAA